In the Osmerus eperlanus chromosome 27, fOsmEpe2.1, whole genome shotgun sequence genome, one interval contains:
- the taf1 gene encoding transcription initiation factor TFIID subunit 1 isoform X5: protein MSDSDSDEDQDRPFSLTGFLFGNINEDGQLEGDSVLDTECKKHLAGLGSLGLGTLITEITASEDDDPDEDRDTGGTDAEGWVKSTEDAVDYSDISEVAEDETKKYRHAMGTLQPTRRTDDEDDYDADCEDIDAKLMPPPPPPIVPTHGKKEESAPQTTSVGDEGDGIILPSIIAPSSLGDKVDFSSSSDSESETDRPGPGSGAGGPPGCLTLPLAGIMQKDAAKALPGVTELFPVFRPGRVLRFLRLFGPGKNMPSVWRSARRKRRRKHRDPQPGTPPPEGEPMDQGSELKSGWEYEYASAPPPEQCLSDDEITMMAPVESKFSQASGDGDKVAESRPKVAEWRYGPAQLWYDMLGVPEDGSGFQYGFRLKEENDDEKEEEEPEPAPEPPAEQMTGEESQEKETLENELFLMVTQLQWEDDIIWNGEDVKHKGTKTQRASLAGWLPSSMTRNANAYNAQQGLSRSNSQLVPPTPPPMPKPPSLSGSKRDKHNHDHQASHEDDAPWFSIFPIDNEELVYGRWEDNIIWDDQAMDRLLSPPVLTLDPNDENIILEIPDEKEERTSHSPSKENKKESALKKSRILLGKTGVIKDEPQQNMSQPEVKDQWNLSNDEFYYPKQQGLRGTFGGNIIQHSIPAVELRQPFFPTHMGPMKLRQFHRPSLKKYSFGTLSQPGPHASQPLLKQIKKKAKMREQERQASGGGDMFFMRTAQDLTGKDGDLILAEYSEEYPPLIMQVGMATKIKNYYKRKPGKDPGAPDCKYGETVYCHTSPFLGSLHPGQLLPAFENNLFRAPIYLHKMPETDFLVLRTRQGYFVRELVDIFVVGQECPLYEVPGPNSKRANTHIRDFLQVFIYRLFWKSKDRPRRIRMEDIKKAFPSHSESSIRKRLKLCADFKRTDRRAERKRSASYDWYGFHYEGMDSNWWVLKPDFRLPTEEEIRAMVSPEQCCAYYSMLVAEQRLKDAGYGEKSFFAPEEENEEDFQMKIDDEVRTAPWNTTRAFIAAMKGKCLLEVTGVADPTGCGEGFSYVKVPNKPTQQKDDREPQPAKKTVTGTDADLRRLSLKNAKQLLRKFGVPEEEIKKLSRWEVIDVVRTMSTEQARSGEGPMSKFARGSRFSVAEHQERYKEECQRIFDLQNKVLESTEVLSTDTDSSSAEDSDFEEMGKNIENMLQNKKTSSQLSREREEQERKELQRMLMGEESDRDHKGRKERRKGFSSALSTSSHKDDDTSSVTSLNSSATGRRLKIYRTFRDEDGKEYVRCETVRKPSVIDAYTRIRTTKDDDFIRKFALFDEQHREEMRKERRRIQEQLRRLKRNQEKDKFKGPPEKKAKKVKERPDLKVKLKCGACGAIGHMRTNKFCPLYYQTNAPPSNPVAMTEEQEEELEKTVIHNDNEELIKVEGTKIVLGKQLIESADEVRRKSLVLKFPKQQLPPKKKRRVGSAVHCDYLNRPHKSIHRRRTDPMVTLSSVLESVINDMRDHPNTYPFHTPVNAKVVKDYYKIITRPMDLQTLRENVRKRMYPSRDEFRENVELIVKNSGTYNGAKHPITQVAQSMLDLCDTKLKEKEDRLVRLEKAINPLLDDDDQVAFSFILDNIVTQKMMAVPDSWPFHHPVNKKFVPDYYKVIVSPMDLENLRKNISKHKYQNRDVFLFDVTLVHTNSVKYNGPDSPYTKTALDIVNVCKQTLAEYDEHLTQLEKDISTAKEAALDAADLDGLDPLTPGPYTPQPSDLFDSVGSVGLQRDAGLFSEGPLLAAPEKRGGQGRHGRRLGEEESDVDIEGFEEDDDGKPKTPAPAEDGEGDLDDDEDDDEMLLPPRRRLLGHEDEEEDEEEEVEGGFGRGQPQASVLYQDLLMSDGEDDASEEEGDNPFSSIHLSESGSDSDREVELRPPAPPRPHPETARMGLEQEESMMSYEGEEGPDQTHMEDSNVSYGSYEETDGQAPTQALSMGNGEGYGISEEEEEEEDAQRKGPSVLTQAQLSEDDEDSEEFRSIGGDSDNESDN from the exons ATGTCGGATTCAGACAGCGATGAAGACCAAGACcgtcccttctctctcactggcTTCCTCTTCGGGAATATCAACGAAGATGGGCAGTTGGAGGGTGACAGCGTGCTGGACACT GAGTGTAAGAAGCACCTGGCCGGCCTGGGCTCCCTCGGCCTGGGGACGCTCATCACAGAGATCACGGCCAGCGAAGACGACGACCCCGACGAGGACAGGGACACCGGGGGCACAGATGCCGAGG GCTGGGTGAAGAGCACCGAAGACGCGGTGGATTACTCCGACATCAGCGAGGTGGCCGAGGACGAGACCAAGAAGTACCGTCACGCTATGGGGACCCTCCAGCCCACCAGGAGGACAG ATGATGAGGATGACTACGATGCCGACTGTGAAGACATTGACGCCAAGCtgatgccccctcctcctccgcccatcGTCCCCACCCATGGCAAGAAAGAGGAATCCGCCCCACAGACGACCAGTG TTGGGGACGAAGGAGATGGAATCATCCTGCCCTCCATcatcgccccctcctccctgggagACAAGGTGGACTTCAGCAGCTCCTCAGACTCCGAGTCCGAGACGGACCGGCCCGGCCCGGGCTCCGGGGCCGGGGGCCCCCCGGgctgcctcaccctgcccctggcTGGCATCATGCAGAAGGACGCCGCCAAAGCTCTCCCTGGGGTCACGGAGCTCTTCCCGGTGTTCAGGCCCGGAAGG GTTCTGCGCTTCCTCCGTCTGTTTGGCCCCGGGAAGAACATGCCGTCGGTGTGGAGGAGCGCCCGGAGGAAGCGGAGGAGGAAGCATCGAGACCCCCAGCCGGGAACGCCGCCCCCAGAGGGGGAGCCCATGGACCAGGGCTCAGAGCTGAAGTCTGGCTGGGAGTACGAATACGCCTCCGCTCCACCCCCAGAGCAGTGTCTCTCGGATGACGAG ATCACCATGATGGCCCCTGTCGAGTCCAAGTTCTCCCAGGCCTCGGGGGACGGCGACAAGGTGGCCGAGTCGCGTCCCAAGGTGGCAGAGTGGCGCTACGGCCCGGCCCAGCTCTGGTACGACATGCTGGGGGTGCCCGAGGACGGCAGCGGCTTCCAGTACGGCTTCAGGCTGAAGGAGGAGAACGACgacgagaaggaggaggaggagcctgaaCCGGCGCCAGAACCTCCCGCGGAG CAGATGACGGGCGAGGAGAGCCAGGAGAAAGAGACTCTGGAGAACGAGCTCTTCCTCATGGTCACCCAGCTTCAGTGGGAGGACGACATCATCTGGAACGGCGAGGACGTGAAACACAAAGGCACTAAGACCCAGCGAGCCAGCCTGGCCGGGTGGCTGCCCTCGAGCATGACGCGCAACGCCAACGCCTACAACGCACAGCAGG GTCTTAGCAGAAGTAACTCCCAGCTGGtgcctcccacccctccacccatgCCCAAACCCCCCTCGCTCTCCGGGTCCAAGCGGGACAAACACAACCATGACCACCAAG cctcccaTGAGGATGACGCCCCCTGGTTCTCCATCTTCCCCATCGACAACGAGGAGCTGGTGTACGGGCGCTGGGAGGACAACATCATCTGGGACGACCAGGCCATGGACCGCTTGCTGTCCCCCCCGGTCCTCACCCTGGACCCCAACGACGAGAACATCATCTTAG AGATCCCagatgagaaggaggagaggacgtcCCACTCTCCGTCCAAGGAGAACAAGAAGGAGTCGGCCCTGAAGAAGAGTCGCATCCTGCTGGGGAAGACCGGGGTGATCAAAGACGAGCCCCAGCAG AACATGTCCCAGCCGGAGGTGAAGGACCAGTGGAACCTGTCCAACGACGAGTTCTACTACCCCAAGCAGCAGGGCCTGAGGGGAACGTTTGGGGGCAACATCATTCAG CACTCCATCCCGGCCGTGGAGCTCCGGCAGCCGTTCTTCCCCACCCACATGGGCCCCATGAAGCTCCGGCAGTTCCACCGGCCCTCCCTGAAGAAGTACTCCTTCGGCACCCTGTCCCAACCGGGCCCCCACGCCTCCCAGCCTCTGCTCAAACAGATCAAGAAGAAGGCCAAG ATGCGAGAGCAGGAGCGGCAGGCGTCGGGCGGAGGGGACATGTTCTTCATGCGCACCGCCCAGGACCTGACGGGGAAAGACGGGGACCTGATCCTAGCGGAGTACAGCGAGGAATACCCCCCGCTCATCATGCAAGTCGGCATGGCAACCAAGATCAAGAACTACTACAAAAGA AAACCAGGGAAGGATCCTGGAGCTCCTGACTGCAAGTACGGAGAGACGGTTTACTGCCACACCTCGCCCTTCCTAGGATCCCTCCACCCTGGGCAGCTCCTACCG GCTTTCGAGAACAACCTGTTCCGCGCGCCCATCTACCTCCACAAGATGCCCGAGACGGACTTCCTGGTGCTGCGTACGCGGCAGGGCTACTTCGTCCGTGAGCTGGTGGACATCTTCGTGGTCGGCCAGGAGTGTCCTCTCTACGAGGTCCCCGGGCCCAACTCCAAACGGGCCAACACCCACATCCGAGACTTCCTACAG GTGTTCATCTATCGGTTGTTCTGGAAGAGCAAAGACCGGCCGCGGAGGATTCGAATGGAGGATATAAAGAAGGCCTTCCCCTCCCATTCCGAGAGCAGCATCCGCAAACGCCTCAAACTCTGCGCCGACTTTAAGCGGACAG ACAGACGTGCAGAAAGAAAGAGGTCAGCCTCTTATGACTGGTACGGCTTTCACTACGAAG GGATGGACTCCAACTGGTGGGTGCTGAAGCCCGACTTCAGGCTGCCCACGGAGGAGGAGATCAGGGCCATGGTGTCCCCTGAGCAGTGCTGCGCCTACTACAGCATGCTGGTGGCCGAGCAGAGACTCAAG gaTGCTGGCTACGGGGAAAAGTCTTTCTTTGCCCCCGAGGAGGAAAACGAAGAAGACTTCCAGATGAAGATTGACGACGAG GTCCGCACGGCGCCCTGGAACACGACGCGAGCCTTCATCGCCGCCATGAAGGGGAAGTGTCTGCTGGAGGTGACGGGCGTGGCCGACCCCACCGGCTGTGGGGAGGGCTTCTCCTACGTCAAAGTCCCAAACAAGCCCACTCAGCAGAAG GACGACCGAGAGCCGCAACCCGCCAAGAAGACGGTCACGGGCACCGACGCCGACCTGAGGCGGTTGTCGCTCAAGAACGCCAAGCAGCTGCTGCGCAAGTTCGGCGTCcccgaggaggag aTCAAGAAGCTCTCGCGGTGGGAGGTGATCGACGTGGTGAGGACCATGTCCACGGAGCAGGCGCGCTCCGGCGAGGGGCCCATGAGCAAGTTCGCCCGGGGCTCCCGCTTCTCCGTGGCCGAACACCAGGAGCGCTACAAAGAGGAGTGCCAGCGCATCTTCGACCTGCAGAACAA GGTGTTGGAGTCCACCGAGGTCCTGTCCACCGACACGGACAGCAGCTCGGCGGAGGACAGCGACTTTGAGGAGATGGGGAAGAACATCGAGAACATGCTGCAGAACAAGAAGACCAGCTCGCAGCTGTCCcgcgagagggaggagcaggagcgcAAGGAGCTGCAGAGGATGCTGATGGGCGAGGAGAGCGACCGCGACCACAAGGGGCGCAAGGAGCGCCGCAAGGGCTTCT CCAGCGCCTTGTCCACCAGCTCCCACAAAGACGACGACACGTCGTCGGTCACCAGCCTGAACTCGTCGGCCACGGGGCGCCGCCTCAAGATCTACCGCACGTTCCGGGACGAGGACGGCAAGGAGTACGTCCGCTGCGAGACGGTGCGCAAGCCCTCCGTCATCGACGCCTACACCCGCATCCGCACCACCAAGGACGACGACTTCAT AAGGAAGTTTGCGCTGTTCGACGAGCAGCAccgggaggagatgaggaaggagCGCCGGCGCATCCAGGAGCAGCTCCGCCGGCTGAAGAGGAACCAGGAGAAGGACAAGTTCAAGGGCCCTCCGGAGAAGAAAGCCAAGAAGGTCAAAGAGAGGCCTGACCTCAAGGTAAAA ctgaagTGCGGAGCCTGCGGCGCCATCGGACACATGCGCACCAACAAGTTCTGCCCGCTGTACTACCAGACCAACGCGCCGCCCTCCAACCCCGTTGCCATgacggaggagcaggaggaggagctggagaagacgGTGATCCACAACGACAACGAGGAGCTCATCAAGGTGGAGGGCACCAAGATCGTCCTGGGCAAGCAGCTCATCGAGAG TGCCGACGAGGTACGCAGGAAGTCTCTGGTGCTGAAGTTCCCCAAACAGCAACTGCCTCCCAAGAAGAAGAGGCGTGTTGGATCGGCCGTGCACTGTGACTACCTGAAC aggCCGCACAAGTCCATCCACCGGAGACGCACCGACCCCATGGTGACCCTGTCCTCGGTCCTGGAGAGCGTCATCAACGACATGAGGGATCACCCAAAT acCTATCCCTTCCACACCCCAGTCAACGCCAAGGTGGTCAAGGACTACTACAAGATCATCACGCGCCCCATGGACCTGCAGACCCTGAGGGAGAACGTGCGCAAGCGCATGTACCCGTCCCGGGACGAGTTCCGCGAGAACGTGGAGCTCATCGTCAAGAACAGCGGGACCTACAACG gGGCGAAGCATCCAATCACCCAGGTGGCCCAGTCCATGCTGGACCTCTGTGATACGAAGCTgaaagag AAGGAGGACAGGCTGGTGAGGCTGGAGAAGGCCATCAACCCACTGCTGGACGATGACGACCAGGTGGCGTTCTCCTTCATCCTGGACAACATCGTCACTCAGAAGATGATGGCCGTGCCTGAC TCATGGCCGTTCCACCATCCTGTCAACAAGAAGTTTGTCCCAGATTATTACAAAGTGATCGTCAGCCCCATGGATCTGGAGAACCTCCGCAAG aACATCTCCAAACACAAGTACCAGAACCGGGACGTGTTCCTGTTCGACGTCACTCTCGTCCACACCAACAGTGTCAAGTACAACG gtccagaCAGCCCCTACACCAAAACCGCCCTGGACATCGTCAACGTGTGCAAGCAGACCCTGGCGGAG TACGACGAACACCTCACCCAGCTGGAGAAGGACATCTCCACGGCTAAAGAGGCCGCCCTGGACGCGGCCGACCTGGACGGGCTGGACCCCCTCACCCCGGGACCCTACACACCccag CCGTCAGATCTGTTTGACAGCGTGGGCTCAGTGGGCCTGCAGAGAGACGCGGGCCTGTTCTCTGAGGGACCTCTCCTGGCCGctccagagaagagaggagggcag GGTCGCCACGGCAGGAGGCTAGGGGAGGAGGAGTCTGACGTCGACATCGAAGGCTTTGAGGAGGACGATGACGGCAAGCCCAAGACCCCTGCTCCT GCGGAGGACGGCGAGGGCGACCTGGACGACGACGAGGACGACGACGAGATGCTGCTGCCGCCCCGCCGGCGCCTGCTCGGccacgaggacgaggaggaggacgaggaggaggaggtggagggaggcttTGGCCGGGGCCAGCCCCAGGCCAGCGTGCTCTACCAGGACCTGCTCATGTCCGACGGGGAGGACGATgccagcgaggaggagggggacaacCCATTctcct CAATCCACCTGTCGGAGAGCGGCAGCGACTCGGACCGTGAGGTGGAGCTGCGTCCCCCGGCGCCGCCCAGGCCCCACCCGGAGACGGCCCGCATGGgcctggagcaggaggagagcatgATGTCctacgagggggaggaggggcccgACCAGACGCACATGGAGGACAGCAACGTCAG CTATGGGAGCTATGAGGAGACTGACGGCCAGGCTCCAACGCAGGCCCTGAGCATGGGCAACGGCGAGGGCTATGGCatcagcgaggaggaggaggaggaggaagatgctcAGAGGAAGGGCCCCAGCGTGCTGACCCAGGCCCAGCTGAGCGAGGACGACGAGGACAGCGAAGAGTTCCGATCCATCGGGGGGGACAGCGACAACGAGTCTGACAACTAG